A window of Hevea brasiliensis isolate MT/VB/25A 57/8 chromosome 14, ASM3005281v1, whole genome shotgun sequence contains these coding sequences:
- the LOC110668357 gene encoding probable mediator of RNA polymerase II transcription subunit 26c, translating into MDIDDFRWILEITGVDVWTFIDTAILVASLDFGADLKQRRDMIVEMLCALSSSGRCRSMGRISDGHEMRENRNEAKGGDGCRSGSIYGDEHEENDDELDPFAVLFDDKQKKILEIIQHLENPDQSQDSLVDLLQTLADMDMTFEALKDTGIGRHVSSLRKHSSDDVRRLVKQLVRKWREIVDEWLRLNPQEEQASSTLTADGNSPQQKISRNQVPDIAYSPNTHKESSDSDKKTCEPEGKPKPVPRKEAPRRPTHQSVSVSHNVQRQREQQQQREREVDYERLASASKRLQENYKEALNAKKQRTIQVIDIHDIPKPKIAFFAKNKGGGSLGRHY; encoded by the coding sequence ATGGATATAGATGATTTTCGATGGATTCTGGAGATTACGGGTGTTGACGTCTGGACTTTTATTGACACTGCGATATTGGTGGCTTCGTTGGATTTCGGGGCTGACTTGAAGCAGCGGAGAGATATGATTGTTGAAATGCTATGCGCATTGAGCTCGTCTGGTCGATGTAGGAGTATGGGCAGGATTAGTGATGGGCATGAAATGAGAGAAAACAGAAATGAAGCCAAAGGTGGAGATGGATGTCGAAGTGGGTCGATTTATGGAGATGAACATGAAGAAAACGATGATGAATTGGATCCATTTGCGGTATTGTTCGACGATAAGCAGAAGAAGATTTTGGAGATTATACAACATCTTGAAAATCCTGATCAGTCTCAAGATTCTCTGGTTGATTTGCTTCAAACTTTAGCAGATATGGATATGACCTTCGAGGCACTCAAGGACACTGGCATTGGAAGACATGTCAGTAGTTTGAGAAAGCATTCATCCGATGATGTTCGGAGATTAGTGAAGCAACTTGTCAGGAAATGGAGAGAAATTGTAGATGAATGGTTGAGGCTAAATCCTCAAGAAGAGCAAGCATCCTCTACTCTAACGGCTGATGGGAACTCCCCACAGCAGAAAATTTCCCGGAACCAGGTTCCTGATATTGCATACTCTCCAAATACTCACAAAGAGAGTTCTGATTCAGACAAGAAAACTTGTGAACCAGAAGGAAAGCCAAAACCGGTTCCTCGAAAAGAAGCTCCTCGTAGACCTACCCATCAATCAGTTTCTGTTTCTCACAATGTGCAGAGACAGAGAGAGCAGCAGCAGCAAAGAGAGAGAGAAGTTGATTATGAGAGGCTGGCCTCAGCAAGCAAGAGGCTTCAAGAGAATTACAAAGAAGCCTTAAATGCCAAGAAGCAAAGAACAATTCAAGTGATAGACATACATGATATTCCAAAACCCAAGATTGCCTTTTTTGCAAAGAACAAAGGTGGTGGTTCTCTGGGGAGGCATTACTGA